The segment TTTTTATCGTCCATTTCTCTAGGAGTGTTCCAAGGCGTCGGGTTTACGTATTCGCAGCTGACGATTTCATATCCGTATTCTATCGTAACAATTTTTCCTATTGGATATATTATGCCTTTATCTTCGTAGCTTTTTATAACATCATCGATGAACTTTTCGTCGTCATTTCCAGGCATTACTATAACCCTGACTTTTTTCAAGTCTACCTTTTCCACAATTAGGTCTAGCCACTTTTTCATTCTTTCAATAATTAATTCCCTGAAAAGCTCATCCATCTTCTTAGGATCCGCGGCTATTTTTTTCGCCTCGCTAACTGTTAAGATCTTATAGTAGTACGCTATGTTTTCTATATGATCTAATACTTTCTGCAAACCTTCCTTATCGTCCTTGGGAATTTTGTATTTGCGTCCAATAAATTCGGCATAGTAGTAATCTCCCATATCATAAACTGGAACTATAGCTTTGCCTGTTAAATCTCCAGC is part of the Thermoproteales archaeon genome and harbors:
- a CDS encoding metallophosphoesterase; this encodes MVRIFFSADVHGNTYVWKKWINATAIYNPDILILAGDLTGKAIVPVYDMGDYYYAEFIGRKYKIPKDDKEGLQKVLDHIENIAYYYKILTVSEAKKIAADPKKMDELFRELIIERMKKWLDLIVEKVDLKKVRVIVMPGNDDEKFIDDVIKSYEDKGIIYPIGKIVTIEYGYEIVSCEYVNPTPWNTPREMDDKKLEKHLEKIISKASDPSKTIFNFHAPPYNTKLDLAPKLDKNMKIVYVGGKPLMVHVGSKAVRKMIEKYQPLLGLHGHIHESYASDKIGKTPVLNPGSEYTEGILRGFVVELTEEGVKNYWKIEG